From Streptomyces sp. Tu6071:
CGGTCATGTCGACCCGGACCGTGCGGTCGCCCGCCTTCTTGGGCACGAATTTCGCGGCGACGATCAGTGCCGCGATGCCGATGGGCAGGTTGATCAGGAAGACCGAGCGCCAGCCCAGGCCGAAGAAGTCGCCCTCGATGAGGAAGCCGCCCAGGACTGGGCCGATGATGCCGCCCAGTCCGAGGACGGGGCCGAAGATCGCGAAGACCTTGGTGAGCTCGGGGCCGGAGAAGTTCTCGCGCAGCAGACCCAGGCCCTGGGGCAGCAGCATCGCTCCGGCGGTGCCCTGCAGCAGGCGGAAGGCGATCAGCGACTCGATGTTCGGCGCGATCGCGCACAGCAGCGATGCAGTGGTGAAGGCCGCGAGTCCGATCAGGAACATCCGGCGCCGGCCGTAACGGTCACCGAGCCGCCCGCCGAGCACCAGACCGGCGCCCAGGGTGAGGGCGTAGCCGCCGATCACCCACTGCAGTCCGACCGAGCCGGCGCCGAGGGACTTCTCCAGGTCCGGTCCGGCGACGTTGACGATCGAGGCGTCCAGGAGGTCCATGATCTCCGCGACGATCATCACCGCCAGGATCAGCCACCGCCACCGGTAGGGCTCGGTCGTCTCCTCGCGGGTGGGGGACGGGTCACGCATTCCAGTTACCTCCATGGTGAAGTAATTCCATCATGAAGGTAAAATGGTGGCGGTAGGTTGTCAAAGCGGATGACTGTGCGGACCGTGTGACAGGAGAGAAGGGCGGAGGCGTGGAGGAAGCAGTGCGTGACGGGGTCGCTCAGCAGCGTGAGCGGCTGATGGAGTCGCTGAGGATCTACGGTGGCCACTACTCCGAGCTCAGCCGGCGCTTCGCCGCCTGGCTGGGCCTGCACTCCACGGACGCGACGGCGGTCCTGGAGATCGCCGCCGCCGAGGAACGCGGCACCCCCCTGTCACCGGCGCGGCTGAGCGAACGGATCTCCCTGTCCACCGGCGCCACCACCGCGCTGCTGAACCGCCTCGAAGCGGCCGGGCACATCACCCGCGCCCGCGAGCACTCCGACCGGCGCATCGTCACATTGCACAGCGGCGAGCACATCCAGGAGCGGGCGGACGAGTTCTTCGGCCCGCTCGCCCACCGCCTCGACGCCGCGATGTCGCCCTACCCGCCCCAGTTCCTGGAACAGGTCGAAGCGTTCATGGCCGACCTGAACGCCACCATGGACGGCCACCTCACGGAACAGAACGCAGTGGCACCGCGCTCCCTCCGCACTCCCTGATGGACGAACTCCCTGACCGGCTCGCTCCCAGCCGGCTTCGCCGCACCCGCTCATCCTCTTAGCCCGCGCCCCGCCCTACGCACCCGAGGAGCAGCCACCTTCGCGACGGGGCCGACCGGGGCTA
This genomic window contains:
- a CDS encoding MarR family winged helix-turn-helix transcriptional regulator, whose product is MEEAVRDGVAQQRERLMESLRIYGGHYSELSRRFAAWLGLHSTDATAVLEIAAAEERGTPLSPARLSERISLSTGATTALLNRLEAAGHITRAREHSDRRIVTLHSGEHIQERADEFFGPLAHRLDAAMSPYPPQFLEQVEAFMADLNATMDGHLTEQNAVAPRSLRTP